The Nitrospirota bacterium genome contains the following window.
GCCGGACCTACCACGCGAAACACATCGAGAACTACCTCGGTCTTCGATTGGTTTCAGGCCCGGACCTCCTGGAGTCGGGCATCGCCCAGGCGAAGAGCTTCGGCGTTATCGTGGAGAACGCCAAGGTGGAGCGTGTCACGCCGCGGGAACGGTTTTTTGAAGTGCAGGCCGGGGGGAAGACCTACCAATCCCGTTTCGTCATCGCCGCCTCGGGGGCCAGGGAGACCCTTGCCCCCCTCAAGAACATCCTGCGCTTCTTCAGCACGTCCTACTTCACCTGCATGATCTGCGACGGCTATCGCACAACGGGCAGGAAGCTGCTCGTCATAGACCGCACCGCCAACGCCGTGCGCACGAGCGTCGCCATGAAGCGGATGTTCACCAGCGA
Protein-coding sequences here:
- a CDS encoding NAD(P)/FAD-dependent oxidoreductase; protein product: MEQSDNRASETLLDCIVIGAGPGGLQAGIHLGRYNFRVMLFHSPGGRTYHAKHIENYLGLRLVSGPDLLESGIAQAKSFGVIVENAKVERVTPRERFFEVQAGGKTYQSRFVIAASGARETLAPLKNILRFFSTSYFTCMICDGYRTTGRKLLVIDRTANAVRTSVAMKRMFTSDVTFLSHGFSPAPAYKALLEEEGIGLVEGRPEELLGE